A genomic segment from Corylus avellana chromosome ca5, CavTom2PMs-1.0 encodes:
- the LOC132180327 gene encoding MLP-like protein 34 translates to MAEIARLEAQVEINSPAEKFYGFFRNKMHHLVQMFPKNVKSFQLLEGDSIRPGCLTHWKYDLGSPMTAKVKIEDVDEEDMTITFNVVQGDVLRFYKSFKAKLQVIRVHTGISSAEWTVEFEKANGSVPDPEHYVDFAVKMSKGLDAYLCKN, encoded by the exons ATGGCTGAGATTGCCAGGCTCGAGGCACAGGTGGAGATAAATTCACCAGCAGAAAAGTTCTATGGCTTCTTTAGGAACAAAATGCACCATTTGGTGCAAATGTTCCCCAAAAACGTCAAAAGCTTTCAGTTGCTGGAAGGAGACTCGATCAGGCCTGGCTGTCTGACACATTGGAAATATGACCTCG GGAGTCCCATGACAGCAAAGGTGAAAATCGAAGATGTTGATGAAGAAGATATGACGATCACTTTTAATGTCGTTCAAGGGGATGTTTTGAGATTTTACAAGAGTTTTAAGGCAAAACTTCAGGTTATCAGAGTGCATACGGGCATTAGCTCTGCAGAGTGGACCGTGGAATTTGAGAAGGCAAATGGAAGTGTCCCTGATCCCGAACACTATGTGGACTTTGCAGTCAAGATGTCAAAAGGGTTGGATGCTTACCTTTGTAAAAACTGA
- the LOC132180936 gene encoding glucan endo-1,3-beta-glucosidase 2: protein MAVLILLLLLFAASAVAADEDAFIGVNIGTDLSDMPHPTQVVALLKAQQIRHIRLYNADRAMLLALANTGIQVMVSVPNEQLLGIGQSNSTAANWISHNVVAHYPATNITAISIGSEVLTTIPNAATVLVNALKFIHSALVASNLDRQIKVSTPISSSIILDSFPPSQAFFNRSWNPVLVPMLNFLQSTGSYLMLNIYPYYDYMQSNGVIPLDYSLFKPLPPNKEAVDANTLLHYSNVFDAMVDAAYFAMGFLNFTNIPVMVTESGWPSKGDSNEPDATSENANTYNSNLIRHVLNKTGTPKHPGIAVSTYIYELYNEDMKPGPVSEKNWGLFDANGAPIYILHLTGSGMVLANDTTNQTYCTARDGADPKMLQAALDWACGPGKVDCSPLLQGEPCYEPDNVLSHATYAFDTYYNQMRKSSGSCDFNGVAAITTTDPSHGSCIFAGSVGKNGSLVNITAPSMNSTSSDSSGHSIHISGLTSIFMVIRVLIWSLVFL from the exons ATGGCTGtgcttattcttcttcttcttctctttgcaGCTTCTGCAGTTGCAGCTGATGAAG ATGCATTTATTGGTGTGAACATAGGAACGGACCTCTCAGACATGCCACATCCAACTCAAGTAGTAGCCCTCCTCAAAGCCCAGCAAATCCGACACATCCGCCTTTACAATGCTGACCGTGCGATGCTCCTTGCTCTTGCAAACACAGGCATCCAAGTCATGGTCTCTGTCCCAAATGAACAGCTCCTTGGAATTGGCCAATCAAACTCCACTGCGGCTAACTGGATCTCCCACAATGTCGTGGCACATTACCCAGCCACCAATATCACGGCCATATCTATTGGTTCTGAGGTGCTAACTACCATTCCAAATGCAGCAACAGTCCTTGTCAATGCCCTCAAGTTCATTCATTCAGCCCTTGTGGCATCCAATCTTGACCGTCAAATTAAAGTTTCAACACCTATCTCTTCCTCCATTATCCTTGATTCATTTCCTCCTTCTCAAGCCTTCTTTAATCGCTCATGGAATCCAGTTTTGGTCCCCATGTTGAATTTCTTGCAGTCCACAGGCTCATATTTGATGCTCAACATTTACCCTTACTATGACTATATGCAATCAAATGGTGTAATTCCCTTAGATTATTCACTCTTCAAGCCTCTTCCTCCAAATAAAGAAGCTGTTGATGCTAATACGCTTCTCCATTACTCCAACGTCTTTGATGCAATGGTTGATGCAGCATACTTTGCCATGGGTTTTCTAAATTTCACCAACATTCCTGTGATGGTGACAGAATCAGGATGGCCCTCAAAAGGTGATTCTAATGAACCTGATGCAACATCAGAAAATGCCAACACCTATAACAGCAATTTGATAAGGCATGTGCTGAACAAAACTGGAACTCCCAAGCACCCTGGAATTGCTGTTAGTACCTATATTTATGAGCTCTATAATGAGGATATGAAGCCTGGGCCGGTCTCAGAGAAGAACTGGGGATTGTTTGATGCAAATGGGGCGCCCATTTACATTTTACACTTGACAGGATCAGGAATGGTGTTAGCAAATGACACTACGAACCAAACTTACTGTACTGCAAGGGATGGTGCTGATCCAAAGATGCTGCAGGCTGCATTAGATTGGGCTTGTGGACCCGGCAAGGTGGATTGCTCACCTTTGTTGCAGGGAGAACCATGCTATGAACCAGACAATGTGCTTTCTCATGCGACTTATGCTTTTGACACTTACTATAATCAGATGAGGAAGAGTTCTGGGTCGTGTGACTTCAATGGGGTGGCTGCTATCACCACCACAGATCCAA GTCATGGTTCTTGTATATTTGCAGGAAG TGTTGGCAAGAATGGCTCCTTGGTAAATATCACAGCTCCATCCATGAATTCCACAAGTTCAGACTCCTCAGGCCACAGTATTC